From the Bacteroidota bacterium genome, one window contains:
- a CDS encoding N-6 DNA methylase: MTVKDLVKKYHSNRETYLKASYNETQLRTDFLDPFFELLGWDIKNSERKPTNEREVLLEEGLKADATTNTKKPDYTFRLFSERKFFLEAKKPNVKIGKDNEPAKQIRRYGFTAKLKISVLSNFEYLAIYDCSQKVERDDCVTKSRINIYNYTEYESAFEEIKRQLSHQVVYNGKFDETWKDIEEQLKLSSVDNLFLSQINDWRIILGKEIYSHKPDVSIEELNDIVQAYINSIIFLRVCEDRNLEAYKTLLNFADKNDFNSLIKKFKEADKKYNAGLFNHPLTKEIISTNSSAFWIIIEHLYFPESNYSFSVFSSDILGNIYEIFLGEQLTIKNGEISIKKKPENIDRDIITTPIFIIQNILRQTVVKHCESKTDKEILNSSFADIACGSGAFLLETYQLLQDVLVDYYLANDTKKLIQTSINTFKLPFETKKEILENCIYGIDKDYNAVEACKFGLLLKLLENEDNSTISMPALPNLENIQFGNSLIDSSITTKKNQDEINPFDFGKIRFDVIVGNPPYMATK, translated from the coding sequence ATGACTGTAAAAGACCTTGTAAAAAAATATCACTCTAATAGAGAAACATATCTTAAAGCGAGTTATAACGAAACTCAACTCAGAACTGATTTCTTAGACCCATTTTTCGAATTACTTGGTTGGGATATTAAAAACTCAGAAAGAAAACCTACAAATGAGCGTGAAGTTTTATTAGAAGAAGGATTAAAAGCAGATGCAACGACAAACACAAAGAAACCTGATTACACTTTTAGGCTTTTTTCTGAACGAAAGTTTTTTTTAGAAGCAAAAAAACCAAATGTAAAAATCGGAAAAGATAATGAACCCGCAAAGCAGATTCGCAGATATGGATTTACAGCAAAACTGAAAATATCAGTCTTATCAAACTTTGAATATTTAGCAATTTATGATTGCTCTCAAAAAGTTGAAAGAGACGATTGTGTAACAAAATCACGCATAAATATTTATAACTACACAGAATATGAATCTGCTTTTGAAGAGATTAAAAGGCAGTTAAGTCATCAAGTAGTTTACAACGGAAAATTTGATGAAACTTGGAAAGACATTGAAGAACAACTAAAATTATCAAGTGTTGACAATCTTTTCTTATCGCAAATAAATGATTGGAGAATTATTCTTGGAAAAGAAATTTACTCACACAAACCAGATGTTTCAATAGAAGAACTTAATGACATTGTTCAGGCATATATAAATAGTATCATATTTTTACGTGTTTGTGAGGATAGAAATTTAGAAGCTTACAAAACACTTTTAAACTTTGCTGATAAAAATGATTTTAACTCATTAATCAAAAAATTCAAAGAGGCAGATAAAAAATACAATGCAGGACTTTTTAATCATCCATTAACAAAGGAAATAATCTCAACTAATAGCTCTGCATTTTGGATTATCATTGAGCATTTGTACTTTCCTGAAAGCAATTATTCTTTTTCAGTATTCTCATCAGACATTTTAGGAAATATATACGAAATATTTCTTGGAGAGCAATTAACTATTAAAAATGGCGAAATTTCAATAAAAAAGAAACCTGAAAATATTGATAGGGATATTATTACAACTCCGATATTTATCATTCAGAACATATTACGCCAAACGGTTGTAAAACATTGTGAAAGCAAAACAGACAAAGAAATTTTAAATTCTTCTTTTGCTGATATTGCTTGTGGTTCAGGTGCATTTTTGTTGGAAACCTATCAGTTATTACAAGATGTTTTAGTGGATTATTATTTGGCAAACGATACTAAAAAGTTAATCCAAACATCAATTAACACTTTCAAACTACCTTTTGAAACAAAAAAGGAAATTTTAGAAAATTGCATCTACGGAATTGATAAAGATTACAATGCAGTTGAAGCTTGTAAATTTGGATTACTTCTTAAACTTCTTGAAAATGAAGACAATTCAACCATTTCAATGCCAGCACTTCCGAACCTTGAAAATATTCAATTTGGAAACAGTCTAATCGACAGTTCCATAACAACTAAAAAGAATCAAGACGAAATAAATCCTTTTGATTTTGGTAAAATAAGGTTTGATGTAATTGTGGGGAATCCACCATATATGGCAACCAAAC